A region of the Clostridium estertheticum subsp. estertheticum genome:
CCATGTTATGAACGAGCCTACTATAATGATTGAGGAGCTTAAGGAAACACGTAAAATCATGTCTGATTATCCCAGTGTAACAAACATTCCTCTACATATAACGGAGTTTAACAGCTCATATGTTCCTGTATGTCCGGTACATGATACGGATTTTAATGCGGCATTTATCGCTCGTATACTTAGTGAAGCAGGAGAGTATGCAGACTCGTATTCATATTGGACATTTAGCGATGTATTTGAGGAAGATGATGTTCCCATGTCGGTTTTCCATGGGGGTTTCGGTATGATTGCTCTAAATTCTATAAAGAAACCAACATTCTATGCATTTGAGTTTTTTTCCAAAGCCGGCAAAGAATTAATTTACCGTGATGAACATTTGATTGTTACCAAAAATGATGATAAGTATGTAATTATTGGTTGGAACTGGCATGATATGAGAGATCATAAGCAAGCGCCTGACGAAAATTATGTCCTTTCATTGCCTTCAATAGGAAAACAGGTTTTACTAGTTAAAAAAGATGTAGGAGGGGCTCAGGGTAACCCAATGCAAACGTGGAGCAATATGGGTAAGCCACGCAGCATTGATAAGAAGCAGCTGAAGATACTTCAGGCGGCTTCGCAGCCACTTCAGAGCGATGCAAAGCTACTTGAACAAAATGGAACTTACGAAGTAGAACTTACAATCTCGTGTAATCACCTGTGTATGATAGAAATAACTCCTGTTAATGATAAGACAGATAGCTACCTTGGTTTTGATCCAGAAGAGTTTTATGGTCTTAAATAATGGTGATAACTTTCTTAATTCATAAAATAGGAAGGTGACTGCTAGCCGTAAGTACAAGTTCAGTTATTATAAATATAAAGAATGAATTAAATTTTGAAAGGATGATAAATATGGAAAAAACACAAATTGGTGCGATACCTCCTATGGGGTGGAATTCATGGAATACATTTACTTGGGACATAAATGAACAACTTATTCGTGATGTAGCGGATAGGTTTATTTCAGAGGGATACAAAGATGCAGGATACGAGTATATTGTTATAGATGACTGCTGGAGTCTAAAGCAAAGAGATGATAAAGGAACACTTGTAGCTGACCCAGTAAAATTTCCAAGTGGAATGAAAGCACTTGCTGATTATGTTCATGGGAAGGGTTTGAAGTTTGGAATGTATTCCTGTGTAGGAACACATACGTGTGCAGGGTATCCTGGAAGTTTTGAACACGAATTTCAGGATGCAGAATTGCTTGCAAAATGGGGTGTGGACTATTTAAAGTATGATTACTGTTTTAAGCCTAGACAAATGTCAGGGGAGCTACTATATAAGAGGATGAGTCTTGCACTTAAAAACTGTGGGCGCGACATTTTATTTTCTGCCTGCAATTGGGGGGAAGATAATGTATATCAGTGGATTCGTGAATCAGGTGCTCATATGTATAGGTCTACAGGTGATATACAGGATAATTGGGATTCTATAAAAAACTTAGCTACATCTCAGCTTAATAAAGAATGTTATACAGGTTCATATTGTCATAACGATATGGATATGTTGGTTGTCGGGATGTATGGTGGAAGTAATAGTGACTGGATTGGCAGCAAGATTGGTGGTTGTAGTGATAATGAGTATAAAACACATTTTTCTTTATGGAGTATTATGGGGTCACCGCTCATGATTGGATGTGATTTCAGAAATGCTAACCAGATAACAAAGGATATTTTGATGAATCGTGACATTATTGCAATTAATCAGGATATAGAATGTCGTGGAGCTTACCGAATTAAACCGGAACCACA
Encoded here:
- a CDS encoding glycoside hydrolase family 27 protein; translation: MEKTQIGAIPPMGWNSWNTFTWDINEQLIRDVADRFISEGYKDAGYEYIVIDDCWSLKQRDDKGTLVADPVKFPSGMKALADYVHGKGLKFGMYSCVGTHTCAGYPGSFEHEFQDAELLAKWGVDYLKYDYCFKPRQMSGELLYKRMSLALKNCGRDILFSACNWGEDNVYQWIRESGAHMYRSTGDIQDNWDSIKNLATSQLNKECYTGSYCHNDMDMLVVGMYGGSNSDWIGSKIGGCSDNEYKTHFSLWSIMGSPLMIGCDFRNANQITKDILMNRDIIAINQDIECRGAYRIKPEPQWFNSDDVFMSVKVLTNGDIAIGFFNLSDTQRELSLQFWDIGIPYASGISLSMYDCWQHKEIGVFRERFAPVVPAHDCVIVRAKLVK
- a CDS encoding GH39 family glycosyl hydrolase, whose product is MTKNIKVPVSGKPFKNNATFCVGTGRMGLALQKEYTDHLKMIQDSIHFSYIRGHGLFSDDMGIYREHTMDGVTSVFYNFTYLDRVMDYYLENGIRPFLELGFMPEKLKNGEQTIFYWKGNVTPPSSYEKWAELITETLNHLIERYGREEVINWPVEVWNEPNIGFWAGSMEEYFKLYEYSAAAVKKADHRIQVGGPSICGIDTEHWLRSFFEYCIKNKLPLDFITRHCYTARETTKRGDYVYHVMNEPTIMIEELKETRKIMSDYPSVTNIPLHITEFNSSYVPVCPVHDTDFNAAFIARILSEAGEYADSYSYWTFSDVFEEDDVPMSVFHGGFGMIALNSIKKPTFYAFEFFSKAGKELIYRDEHLIVTKNDDKYVIIGWNWHDMRDHKQAPDENYVLSLPSIGKQVLLVKKDVGGAQGNPMQTWSNMGKPRSIDKKQLKILQAASQPLQSDAKLLEQNGTYEVELTISCNHLCMIEITPVNDKTDSYLGFDPEEFYGLK